The sequence below is a genomic window from Polaribacter vadi.
AGGATTGTTGGCTGAAGGTGTGGTTCCAATCGCAAATGAAGATGATGCTGTTTCTGTAACAATGTCTATGTTTTCAGATAATGATGAATTAGCAAGTTTAATTGCACAATTAATGAATGCTGATAAATTAATCATCCTAACAGACATCGATGGCTTGTACACAGGACATCCAGATGCTGAAAGTAGCGATTTAATATCCAACGTAAATCCTGATGAAAATTTAAATAAATACATTAAAGACAACAATAAAAAACCTGGAGAAGGCAGAGGTGGAATGGGCTCTAAATTAGATTATGCACAAGAAGCAGCAGCAAACAACATCCCAACTTTTATTGCAAATGGTAAAAGAGATAATACTATTATTGATATTATTGACGGAAAATCTGTTGGAACTAAAGTAGCACTTTAAAACTTAAATGATGAAATTACTAGACATAACAACAAAGAACAACGTATTGCAAAGTATGACCAGAATTCTTGATGAAAATCGAGAATCCTTGTTGGCAGCAAATAAAAAAGATTTAGATGCATTTCAGAAAGAAGATCAAGCTATGTTTGATCGTTTGATTTTAAACAATCAAAAAATTGATGGAATGATCAAAGCAATTAACGAAGTGAAAGCACAAGAAGATCCTGTAAACCAAATTATTAGTGATAAAATTTTAGAAAACGGCTTAAAAGTAACCAACAAAACTGCTCCTTTTGGAACCATCATGATTATTTACGAATCAAGGCCAGATGTAACCATAGAAGCAGCAGTTTTAGCCTTTAAAGCCAATAATAAAATTATTTTAAAAGGTGGTAAAGAAGCTGTACACAGTAATATTATTTTAGTTGATTTTTGGCACAAAGCCTTAACCGAGAATAATTTGAGTACAGATTATATTAAATTGATGCAAATGAACCGAGAAGAAACACAATTTTTTCTAAAAAACCCAACTGAGCAACTAGATTTAATTGTGCCAAGAGGTGGTGAGCGCTTAATAAACTTTGTAAAAGACCATGCTAAATGTGCAGTTTTGGTTAGTGGAAGAGGAAATAATTTTTTATATATCGATAAAAATGTAGACTGGAATAAAACATTATCAGTAATTATCAACGCAAAGACTGATAAAATTTCTGCTTGTAATGCTTTGGATAAAATCCTTATCAACAAAAACATAGAACATTTTGAAACAAAATTAAAAGAGTTGCAATCAATCTTAAAAGAAAGAAATGTAACTATTTTGGTTGATGATAACGTAAAAAATATTTTACTAGAAGAAAAATTAATTACAAACAAAAGTATTTGGCGCGAAGAGTTTTTATCATTAAAATGCTGTATTGGAACTGTAAATAATTTAGACCAAGCTATAGAAATGATTAATACATTTTCAGGCGGACATTCTGCAGCAATTATGACAACTAATAACGAAAATGCAGATAATTTTATGCAACAAATAGATTGTGCTGCAGTATATAAAAATTCATCAACTAGATTTACAGACGGAGGTCAATTAGGAGTTGGTGCAGAATTGGCTATAAGTACAGATAAACTACATCATAGAGGTCCTTTAGGTTTAAAAGAATTAGTAACTAATAAGTATTATATTATTGGTGAAGGTCATATACGTAATTAACCTGTTTAGCATATTATATAATAAAAACGCCTCATTTTAAAAATGAGGCGTTTTTATTAAATATCTACACTGTAAAATCTATGAAGCTTCTAAAACTTCTTTTACTTTATCAGCAGCTTCTTGAAATTCTGTTGCAGAAATAATTTCCATTCCAGAATTATCAATTAATTCTTTTGCTTCTTTAGCGTTTGTACCTTGTAATCTACAAATAATTGGCACATTAATTTTGTCTCCCATACTTTTGTAAGCATCAACAACACCTTGTGCAACTCTGTCACAACGTACAATTCCTCCAAAAATATTTACTAAAATTGCTTTTACATTTGGATCTTTTAAAATAATTCCAAAAGCAGTTTCAACTCTTTGAGCATCTGCAGTTCCACCAACATCTAAAAAGTTAGCAGGTTCTCCACCAGATTCTTTAATTAAATCCATAGTTCCCATTGCTAAACCAGCTCCGTTAACCATACAACCAACATTTCCATCTAAATCTACATAGTTTAAACCTGCAGCTTTCGCTTCAACTTCAATTGGGTTTTCTTCACGTAAATCACGCATTGCTGCATAATCTTTATGTCTAAATAATGCATTTTCATCTAAAGAAACTTTAGCATCAACAGCCATTATTTTATCATCTGAAGTTTTCAAAACAGGATTAATCTCAAACATAGAAGAATCAGATTTAA
It includes:
- the proB gene encoding glutamate 5-kinase, which translates into the protein MYKERIVIKVGTNVMTNRDNRIVRPVLRRLVKQIAELYERDIMTILVSSGSVIAGKEVLGESKIENVTQRRQVYSAIGQPRMMRHYYNIFNDFGMKCAQVLPTKRDFSPGVHRQNMINCCEGLLAEGVVPIANEDDAVSVTMSMFSDNDELASLIAQLMNADKLIILTDIDGLYTGHPDAESSDLISNVNPDENLNKYIKDNNKKPGEGRGGMGSKLDYAQEAAANNIPTFIANGKRDNTIIDIIDGKSVGTKVAL
- a CDS encoding glutamate-5-semialdehyde dehydrogenase; this encodes MKLLDITTKNNVLQSMTRILDENRESLLAANKKDLDAFQKEDQAMFDRLILNNQKIDGMIKAINEVKAQEDPVNQIISDKILENGLKVTNKTAPFGTIMIIYESRPDVTIEAAVLAFKANNKIILKGGKEAVHSNIILVDFWHKALTENNLSTDYIKLMQMNREETQFFLKNPTEQLDLIVPRGGERLINFVKDHAKCAVLVSGRGNNFLYIDKNVDWNKTLSVIINAKTDKISACNALDKILINKNIEHFETKLKELQSILKERNVTILVDDNVKNILLEEKLITNKSIWREEFLSLKCCIGTVNNLDQAIEMINTFSGGHSAAIMTTNNENADNFMQQIDCAAVYKNSSTRFTDGGQLGVGAELAISTDKLHHRGPLGLKELVTNKYYIIGEGHIRN
- the sucC gene encoding ADP-forming succinate--CoA ligase subunit beta; this translates as MNLHEYQGKEILNSFGVRIQRGIVASTPIEAVAAAKKLTEETGTGWHVIKAQVHAGGRGKGGGVKLAKNLEQVESIADDILGMMLITPQTSAEGKLVNQVLICEDVYYPGDSEPDEYYMSVLLNRATGKNMIMYSTEGGMDIETVAEETPHLIFTEEIDPLLGIMPFQARKIAFNLGLSGTAFKEMTKFVTALYTAYIKSDSSMFEINPVLKTSDDKIMAVDAKVSLDENALFRHKDYAAMRDLREENPIEVEAKAAGLNYVDLDGNVGCMVNGAGLAMGTMDLIKESGGEPANFLDVGGTADAQRVETAFGIILKDPNVKAILVNIFGGIVRCDRVAQGVVDAYKSMGDKINVPIICRLQGTNAKEAKELIDNSGMEIISATEFQEAADKVKEVLEAS